Below is a genomic region from Lepidochelys kempii isolate rLepKem1 chromosome 5, rLepKem1.hap2, whole genome shotgun sequence.
ttcagattttttttaatatatgcatTTGATAACTATTTGTGTTCTTTCACACAACAAGAGAAATTGGGGGCAGATTCAAAAGGTAGGTAAATGTGTATGTAACACCACAAACTGGTACGATAGCTACCGGAAAGAGGTGGTACTTTTAAACTCtctaaaataatttaatctgtaTTCTATTTCACAACACACATTGACTGCAGGGAAGGTGAATGTAgaactgacttttaaaaattccttctaaAAAGATCATTTTGATCCTATAACACTACCACCTGCAGCTGTCTCTCTACTGACATCTACTGGATAGATCTTGATCCATATTACTGCACCATCCATTACTTTGTAAATCTCCCAGCATGCAATTGATGATTAAAAATCAACCTAAACCACTTTCGAAAACATAATGAAATACTATGAGGGACAGAGCAACACTAAAAAGTTGCTCAAATATTAAGCTACAAGTGATCAACCAGTCACAGCACAGGTTACTCTCAAATATTGCAAGCCAAGAAGTGAGAATTTTCTCTAAGGGGTTCTGCCATCAAATCCATTCTTTACTTCCATGCTGTGATAGTTTCCTGCGTTCTACAAGTTGTTCTCTCTGCCCTTGCACTTTCCTGTAGAAAAGCCATCTCACCAGCATACTATCACAGGCAAACAAAAAAAGTATGTTAGGTACAATGCCCGGGTTAAAGATTTTTCTTAATGACTGCCAGGGGTTGTTACATATTGCAACAGGAGATCTGATTATCTTAATGAGCACTAACAGTTGCAGCTACTTCCATTGTTCAGGCCCAGTATTTGTCTTGCTGATCTCCTGCAGCAGTGAAGTGCTCTGGTTTCTAGCACATCTTTAAAGCACATCACCCTAATGTCCAATGCTGTTGATTTGCTGCATAGAACAGTATTTCCGCTATTTAATGCTAGTTGTGCTGGTTTAGCTGGGTGTACCTTTCCTATATTATAGGATAGAGGTGAAGGAAGGATCGAGCAGTTCTCAATGGTCttcagatgttgtttgaatgggtCAAGTATCTTAACATTCTATCTCTACTATAACTTCCAGTAACTCCCATAACCTTTTAAATACATGTGTGTAAGCTTTCTTGGAactttttcatttctattttctaGTCCAGCTGAAGAAACCCAAATTACACATTTCCAAATTAGCAAGTCTCTAAAAGAGTGCTTAGATTAAGTGATGCTTGTGCTGTGAAGGACAGACACAAAAAGATGGTGTGATCTTAGCAGTTTAACACAACATGCCTCCACTTTCTTATGCCTGGTTACTGGGGGGAAAGGTAGTATTCCCCTTAATCTGCAGTCTTCTCTCCAGCTGCTTATATGATGGGGATATGTGAGTGATTACTCTGTTCTCCTTCCATCAGATCAGGTAAGAAGCACCAGTGAAATCCATAGATTCCATAAGTTGCCTCTGGCCCAGAGAAGGTATAACTTTGCAAtgtcattttctgttttaatgcTAGCATATAAGCACTACACTGGTTCACAGACTACCAATGAGATGGCACATTAGTCCAAAACCTCTTTGTAAGTAATACCCATTTTTTGCTTGATCCCAGAATCGGGGCCTCTCCCTGGAAACAGATTCAGGTGGAGCCACTACTGCCAAGAATTTGAAACACTGGGTATAATAATTGCATTTAAAAAACTCCCAACAAATACTGATCTCTGTAGAAGTGATCTTTATTCATGGATCTGATAGCACTGAACAATCGATACAGCAAAGCATAGTTCTTCACTTGCACATGCCAAACAAGGAAAATTCAGTCCATAACTTATTCTGCCTTACCTAAATAGAGGGACCAAAGTGATACACATTAGACACCCATAATAGATGCATACATGCAAAGAGTGGCTTCTCTTCTTCCCAGGGATGTCCCACTGCCATCAGTAGGAAGTACACCAAAAAGCAGTACAAGGACCCAGTTTAATCACACTTCTGTTTGAAGttttgggttttgattttgttttaaaacttacTCTAGTTGAAATTAACACCAAAGATTACTGTGAGTGAAAGATTAGAGAGAAAATTgtctttgtttttgctttgtgcaGTTGCCAGGGCTACTGAGGAAACAGTGAAACAAGTAGGGCCTAAGTGTTATGTAATGGCCTGTTGtataatcttgggcaagtcactccaccCCTGTGCTTCTTTTCCTTTCCACCCCTTCTCTGCTCTATTTAAGATTATAAATTCTCTGGGGCAGAAGCTATCACTCACTAGGTTTGTAAGGGCTGAGCAcactggggctctgatctcagttgagACCTCTACTGTACAATACTACAATACATAAACAAATATCAAGTTGTACGTGTGAGTAaccttacttatgtgagtagccccattaacTAATTAGTTCCTCCTGTTAAATCTACTGAACTATTTTCTTAAAAATTGACTGTTTCAAGATGACAATGCCCTCTTAACAACTAGTTAAGATGAGAAGTTTTATTCCTAActaataaatatttttgcatttgtaagttcaagttAGAGACTTAACACTGTTTTAATCTGTAACTactattgggtttttttaacccaTAGAATAAGACAGCTGCAAAAGCTGCTTCAAAACTAGTCACCTCGATACATCTATTAAGGTTCAGTTAAGTTTGTTTTATTGCTAATGCAAATTAGTTGTGTATGATCATGTCCAATAAAGAGCTTTAAATTTCCTTAATGTGATGAACCTGTAGTATCAGCTACACAGTAAAAATATTTCTATGAAACAAAGCTACTGGCAAGTCACATTAGTAACTCTGGgtataatttatatttttctctgcttGTACCAAAAATGTTTAATCAACTTAAGTGTCAAATATCTTAAAGCCGCTATGTTGACTTTGCAGTCATAATGCCAACTAAGGATATTTTTAAGATTAAAAACCATAAAGCTGATTGTCACATTGTGATCTCCAGTGCTGGCAGTGAACCCACAAGGTGAGAATAAAGGTATTAAAGCAGCATATAGTATATAAAACTAGACTCCTTTCAATTAAGAATTTTTGGGGAAATGGTTTTAAACAGTCTAGCTAGTTACACAGCTGGGTGATTTTACAAAAAATGAAAGTTATTTGGGAACTTAATCTATTACCTTCTGTCTTAGACAGAAGTGTTTGTTATAATGCATATGCTTTTACTAGTTAGATTTACTGCAGAGCAGcagtgggcaacctgcagcttgtcagggtaatccgctggcaggctgagACGGTGTTTACATTGAATGTCCGCAGGCACAGCTGCCCACGGCTCTTAATGGCCGtagtttgctgttcctggccaatgggagctatgggaaaCGGCATGGGCCCCAGGGCCATGCtggccacagctcccagtggctagaaacagcaaactgcggccactgggagatgagggcagccatgcctgtggaaagtcaatgtaaacactggtttcagaggaacagccgtgttagtctgtattcgcaaaaagaaaaggagtacttgtggcaccttagagactaaccaatttatttgagcatgagctttcgtgagctacagctcaaataaattggttagtctctaaggtgccacaagtactccttttcttaatgtaaacactgtctcacagcacaccagctgattaccctgatgggctgcaggttgcccactgTAGAGTGAAGGGGTTAGTTTTAATAGTGACTTTGGAGATGGAGTTATTGTTCCACATCTGCCCAAAAGCAttccttgttttctttccaaGAATATTCCTGCTCATAAATCtcctgcaaacaaaaaaaaaaaaaaatgggaagtGCTTCAGGAGTCTGCTACATAGAAATATAACCAGTACACAAAAAGTCAGCTAATCTGCAGTACAGTTTCCATAGTGTTTGGTAGACACAGAAAAAGAGGACACTGTCTTGAGATGCACACAGtgtcaggccctgattctgcaatgagGTCCATGAAGGCAAACACCTACGCCTAGGCAGATTCCCCACTCAGATTAGTAGGGTTCTGTGCAGTGTCCACCTGCACAGAGCTCATGAAAGAAAGTGTAAGCTGCAGCAAATATACTGCTCGTGATGATCAAGTTTTAATGCATTTGCCTTCTACATTATTCCATATTAAACTATTGAACCTTCATTTTAGAAAGGAGGATATTTCAATTGTTCATAACATCCAAAATACTGGAAGCTGATACTCAAGGCCAAGTCCTCAGAACTGAACATTTGGAACCCAGAACCTGTCCTGTCTCAAACCATAACCCCAGTCCCTTACATCCCTCTGCAATACAAATCACAGAAGTGGATAGCTGACAATTTTAAGTGCTTATACAACTATCAGACCCCAGAGACAGAGAGGTGGCACTTTTTGTAAGCTACAATACTTAAATTCACCTTTTTCCAAATTGGAACAGTTGCTTTCAAAGTATTGATGCAGTACTGCACAGCCTCAAGAGATGCCACTCGGTGTGGAGAGGAGACTGCTACAATCACACTTGCTTCTGTTACTGGAACTAAACTAGGAAAAGACAAATAAGACATTAGATGGTAAGGCAATGTAAATCTTAAGTCCAAAGTCCTCAACAATGGCTAGGCCCCATTCTACCAAGACACTGTACACAACATAGAGTAAATGAGCATCCTTGTCTCAAACAGCTTATACTCTGAACAAACAAAACCCACTCAACTTGAATCAGCAACAGATGTTTAAATCCTACACTTTTACAAACATATTTCCTCATGAACCTGGCAGAAAGTTTGGCCCGCTAATAGGACAGTTCTGCATCCAAACTGAATTTGTAAAGATTGTTTCAAATTATGAGGATATTTTTCATCTAGTGTAATACACTTTGTAAAAATAAGTGAAGTTTGACATAACCTAGCACTACTGAACAGTGGTAATCTTTGCTGAGAGGTGGGGAGGCATCCATTTGTGATATGCTCAAAATTAGATTCTGATCCTGAATCAGACTCCACTAGCACCAAAATCTGCATCTACCCACTCATTCCAGGAGATCCCAGTACAGGACTGACCTGGTAAGATTCATATGTCATTACTTTCCAATGGATCTGCATTTTAAACTCAACAAAAGGGTAATCTGCAAGTCTTGGCAAAGGCCCTTGATCTCCCAGTGAGCATGCCTGGCAACTCCTATTTCAAAGATGTTCCAGGTATTCTAGACCTTGTATACTTGACTTAAGTTCTGTAGTGAAGGGCTTGGATTCTGTGGTACCCCAGGGCAAGAGACTGGAAACACTGTGGCAGCTTCAGATAAATCTTagttttattttcagtgtgtttCAGGCTACGTGCAGACTCAGGCAGCCATCACCACCCTGGTTTGTACTTGGTTCATGTTTTGAAAGTTTCTTTGGAAGCGGATTTTTTAAAGTGACCGGGCCCTGCAACACGATTTTTCAGtaaggggtggagtcaggggcAGGTTTCGCAGCAGAGAATATGCAGGTTCCTGCCCACACCATATGCAAGTACAAACATACTGACCTTTAGACAGACACATCTTGGCCATACATACCCAAGTCTATGGTGCACTGCTATATGTTTGATGGAAGGCCATTTCTGTCTAACATCTCTAcagattttctttatttcagcttCTGCCATTGATGAGTATGCTT
It encodes:
- the LOC140911264 gene encoding molybdopterin synthase catalytic subunit isoform X2 → MNESEDEPKDFIKLNCEKLSADEVSELVISPCCGAVSLFIGTTRNNFEGKKVIHLEYEAYSSMAEAEIKKICRDVRQKWPSIKHIAVHHRLGLVPVTEASVIVAVSSPHRVASLEAVQYCINTLKATVPIWKKEIYEQEYSWKENKECFWADVEQ
- the LOC140911264 gene encoding molybdopterin synthase catalytic subunit isoform X1 encodes the protein MYLGISFCGLQPTSSDAWSGKYRSREAMNESEDEPKDFIKLNCEKLSADEVSELVISPCCGAVSLFIGTTRNNFEGKKVIHLEYEAYSSMAEAEIKKICRDVRQKWPSIKHIAVHHRLGLVPVTEASVIVAVSSPHRVASLEAVQYCINTLKATVPIWKKEIYEQEYSWKENKECFWADVEQ